The genomic DNA ttgaagaacgaAATTTTCACGTTTCCTCTTCACCGTGAAAAACACGAACACCAAAAAAAAGGGCACTACCACCAAAGCAACCTCAGTATTTTCtggatgagaatccagaaggagTGGGTTCTAACTATTTTGGTGAAGGAAGAGATTGggagagaagaagagaaaaaaacttTAGATCTCAGAACACCTTGtgtgattttttatatttcctTTCTTCACCACACATAAAAGAAGAAAGTGTAACTAACCCACATACACGATCTAGAGAGAAAGAAAGGGCggaagttacaactcccttccaaataaaattaattcaaaaacaaataaattcaataaattcaattatttatttatttaataaattatttaatatatttcatgTGATAAATAccttatcatatcatatatattaaactatagactatatcaaatataacgtatctttctctcaccaatgacttttaatttaaatcacatttatattaattttaaccatatgaatcctatttatataattaatatttgaatcatattcaaatatttatttcctctcataaatacttaatattataatgtatcaaatacattatagtaattatatcatatataattaaattaaattaattatatcacatataattaattccctcaattaatttgaaccattcaaattaatccaaaaattaattctcattaaaacccgttgagctaccgaggggacttcatagacctgtagcttgaagctccaacgatacgtgaataatgaattaaactctttaatttaaattattcaccattcgttaactgacGGACACTCCGTTAAAGACCgtcagttgcactcttcacactatggTATATTTccatatccattggatataaccaatcaacagtacgatgaaccttcacaaattgcttgtaagtgtATCtaagccaaaattaccgttttacccctgtagttacatctaactccttaagtaccactaatccttctaatgaagaataaatcatagtctaactatgaccaaacccttttcgggccaggagagagtttggcgccacattgttcaagcctcagaatcagcccttaagggagcaatttatctacttaccccgatattggggaaggagtgaatttcttcttgtgtaactgtgttcccaactccccaattagacgaatctcaaaatggtaggcttgttgagtcggtgatttcattctcacccatacaaatcaaaggaccgccttcataggcaggagttcacaactcactcaggattcaagtcatgttacttatggtcatcctggtgaaatgtaagtctctattatgaacgacgttatataatgagactaaatatttcgtggtctagtcttatacaaactcctttgtatagaatattcccactcacatgtctccacatgaatgatctggatcagatcatttgtaatactttacaacaattgtaacatctacaaaatgggtcatacccatagtgtcactaggataaggtatccaaccttatccatctactatagaccatttaggttaacacttaaacatgatcGATCCTATGTCTTtctatacatgtttaagctacaagataaccttagatgttagtttattggtttgtggttaatgcaactaattttgaaataaaatatcaattattttattacataaataaaacatttgtacattacaattacaaattataggactctatgagatttagagcatcaaccccaacaatctcccacttgacctataGGACCCTAGTGGGGATCAGTTCATCATTGCTATTGGCCATAATCGTCATACCTCCTTTTTTAGGCACGTTTTGAACTGGGCTTACTCAGCTACTGTTAGAAACAGGGTAAATGACTCTAGCATCGAGCCATTTAATGAGCCTCTCTTTCCTTCCTCTAGCCTGATCTTATGCATGCAGTATGAAGGATTAATCCCTCGAATGTCTGCTAGAGTCCAACCAATGGCTTTTGTGTGCTTTTTCAAGACTGTCAACAAAGCCTCCTTGTCTTATGCTTTTAATGCAGTAGAGATAATGATTTCCAGAGTTTCATTATCGATACGTGTATTTGAGGTGCGCCAGTAGAGCCTTTAGCTCTAAGATAGGGGGCTCTTCTAAGGATGGTCTAATTTTCGCTGCTCCTCATTCAGTCAGATTCAAGGGCTCAAAATCATGGTTAAGTGTTATTAATGCACGAACTTCTTCCACGACCAAgcctttttcttcctcttttagtTCCTTCTTCAACAATTCCCAGTGCCTAATATCCGCAACATCAATGCATTGACATGTCTCCAGCTCATCTGGGTATCTCAAAGCATAAAAAACATTGAATTTAACTTGTTGATCATCCACAGGGATGGTCAGCTCTCCCTTCCGTACATCTATCAATGCTCGCCCGGTGGCCAAGAATGGATGTCCCAAGATGATGGGAATTTCAGCATCCGCCTCATAATCCAAAATAATGAAATCGACAAGGAAGATAAATTTGTCTACTTGAACAAGCACATCTTCGCTTTTCCCTTCAGGATGCGTTATAGATCGGTCAGCGAGCTGTAGGGTTACCGTGGTGGGCTTGGCTTCGCCTATCCCTAACTTCTTGAAGATAGATAACGACATCAAGTTGATGCTTGCGCACAAGACGCATAACGCATGGCCGACTTCTTTTCCCCTAATTGAACATGGCAAGATGAAGCTTCCTAGATCCTTTAGTTTCACCGAGATGCTATTTTTAAACAGTGCACTACATTCATGCGTTAGCACAACGGTTTCGAATTCATCCAGccttcttttattaaaaataatgtcTTTCAGGAACTCCATATAGCTCGGAATTTGCTCAAGAGCTTCAACGAAGAGAATGTTGATGTGAAGTTGTTTCAAAACGTCCAAAAATTTCTTGAACTGCCGACTATTATCTTTCATTTTCAGTTTATTGGGGTAGGGAGGTGGGACTTGTAAGACTTCGCTAGcttgtttttgttcttttgtCGCATCAGGCGCTTGCGACATATGCTCCATACTGGTTGGTAGGGAAGAGTTTGTATTGTGAGAATTTACGTTATCAGGGTTGGATCTAAGGATTTAGATGAAGTTGCTGGAAGGTTTATGGTTGAAGTCGAGATTGTTGAGTCATGATTGTCGGTTCTGTTTGAGGCAGTTGGGGATTCAATTTCTTTTGTTATGGGAGTCTGTGATATTACTAGTCTATTTTCCTTGGATTCAGTTGTCGCATTAGATGTCATCTTTCCACTGCTCTTCACCATTTTCATGGGGAGCTTCAAAGTTAGTCGTGCAGGGTGCCTGGTTTCCTGATTTTCAAATCATTTACAATTTACCCTACTTGGACCTCTAAATTTTGTATGAAGGAGGCTTGCGACTGGATTAATGCATCATTTTTCTGAATGTACTTCTTGAGGCGTGCTTCCAATGAAGACGATGCATTGGAACTAGATGCCTGATTGTGATTATATTGCTGTTGATTCTGGTGCTGATGATGGCCTTTGGGATGCTGACCGAATCCCAGGGGATTCCATCTATGCGCTTGTTACTGTTG from Benincasa hispida cultivar B227 unplaced genomic scaffold, ASM972705v1 Contig395, whole genome shotgun sequence includes the following:
- the LOC120069437 gene encoding uncharacterized protein LOC120069437, with translation MEHMSQAPDATKEQKQASEVLQVPPPYPNKLKMKDNSRQFKKFLDVLKQLHINILFVEALEQIPSYMEFLKDIIFNKRRLDEFETVVLTHECSALFKNSISVKLKDLGSFILPCSIRGKEVGHALCVLCASINLMSLSIFKKLGIGEAKPTTVTLQLADRSITHPEGKSEDVLVQVDKFIFLVDFIILDYEADAEIPIILGHPFLATGRALIDVRKGELTIPVDDQQVKFNVFYALRYPDELETCQCIDVADIRHWELLKKELKEEEKGLVVEEVRALITLNHDFEPLNLTE